The following is a genomic window from Planctomycetia bacterium.
CGGCTCCGGATCTTTCTTGTGACCGTAAATGATCGCCGGAAGCTTGCCGGAGCGGCGCAGGCGCATCGCAGCGCGGGAGCCCGCGGACTTTCGGGGTTCTGCCTTCAGTGTTGGAATGTCCATCGTCTACTACCTCTAGTCGTTGTTGTGAAACAAACTGCTTACCGATCGATGCTTGTGTATCCGCGCGATCGCCTCGCCGAAAATGCTGGCCACGCTGAGCTGAACCAGGTTCGGCAGACGCTTGCGCACTTCGTTGGAAATCGGAATCGTGTCGCTCACGGCGATCTCCGTGAACGGGGCATTGCTCAGTCGCTCGAGGGCCGGGCCCGCGAACACCGCGTGCGTCGCCGCGCCGCGGACGCTCTTCGCTCCGCGCTCGATGCACACCCGGGCCGCCTCGCACACCGTTCCCGCTGTCGCGATCATGTCGTCGATCATGACCACGTCACGACCCTCGACCTCGCCGATGATGTTATGAACGATCGCCGTACTGCCGCTCGTGCGACGCTTGTCGATCACCGCCAGATCGCAGCCCATCTTCTCCGCGTACATCCGGGCACGCTTGACGTTGCCCACGTCCGGGCTCACGAAGACGACGTTCCTGTAATCGAGATTCTTGAAATGCTTGGT
Proteins encoded in this region:
- a CDS encoding ribose-phosphate pyrophosphokinase, with protein sequence MINPDGELKIFSGRSNPALTDGICNYLETRPGRAHAETFPDGELFVKLNDDVRGRDVFVIQPTCRPVNEHLMELLVFMDCLRRASARRITAVLPYYGYARQDRKDEGRVPITAKLVSNLIREAGADRVLTMDLHAAQIQGFFDIPVDHLQAEPAFTKHFKNLDYRNVVFVSPDVGNVKRARMYAEKMGCDLAVIDKRRTSGSTAIVHNIIGEVEGRDVVMIDDMIATAGTVCEAARVCIERGAKSVRGAATHAVFAGPALERLSNAPFTEIAVSDTIPISNEVRKRLPNLVQLSVASIFGEAIARIHKHRSVSSLFHNND